Within the Halomonas sp. HL-93 genome, the region AGTGTGGGTAATCGTATCCCCCACCGGCGCACCGTGGATGTCTTTAATACCCGCCACAATGAAACCAACTTCTCCCGCGCGTAAGATATTGGTCTGTTTGCGCAGCGGCGTAAAAATCCCGACTTCTGTGGAGTTCCAGTCCCGCCCGGTGGAATTGATGCGGATCTTATCGCCTTTGCGCAGCGTACCGTCGAACAGGCGGACTAAAGAGACGACACCCAAGTAGTTATCGAACCAAGAATCGATAATAAGCGCTTGCAAAGGGGCGTCAGGGTCACCTTTCGGGGGAGGGATATCACGCACTAAGCGCTCTAACAGCGCGTCGATGCCAATCCCGCTTTTCGCTGAGACTTGGCAGGCATCGGTGGCATCAATGCCAATAATCTCTTCGATTTCCTGAGCTACCCGGTCGGGATCCGCTTGGGGCAAATCGATTTTATTGAGCACCGGTAATACTTCCAGGCCCTGCTCGACGGCGGTATAACAGTTGGCCACTGACTGTGCTTCAACGCCCTGGGCAGCGTCCACAACCAATAGGGCGCCTTCGCAGGCATATAGCGAGCGCGACACTTCATAAGAAAAATCCACGTGCCCAGGCGTGTCGATGAAGTTGAGTTGATATACCTGGCCGTCAGGGGCGGTATAGTCCAACGTCACCGATTGCGCTTTAATGGTAATGCCACGCTCGCGCTCGATATCCATGGAATCAAGCACTTGTTCTTTCAATTCACGCTCAGTTAAACCACCGCAGGTTTGAATTAACCGGTCTGAAAGCGTGGACTTGCCGTGATCGATATGGGCAATGATCGAGAAGTTACGTATATGTGTTAGCTTGCTTGGGTTTTCGCTGGTCATTGGCCGTTTTTAATCCGCTTGGAGTACGCACTCAGGCAAGACAAACCATCAGTCCTTGCGGTGCGCATCAAAATTTGTAGCCATTGTACCGTTACGACGGTCTTGGTGCTATGTACAAAAATCAGGGCAAAAAAACGGCAGCCCACCGATGTTGACGGCGGACTGCCTGACGGAGAAACGCTAATTCAATTATTCAAAACGCAGCGCTACGAAAAGCGAGCGGCCATCGCGATAGAGACGCAAGGGTATCGCTCGATCAGTGGGCAACTCTTCAACGATGCGGCGCAACTCTTCGGGTGACGATAAGCTGCGATGATCCAAACTAACCAGCACATCGCCTGCGCGAAGACCAGCGCGAGCCGCCACGCTGTCGGGCTCAACTTCACGCACTATTACGCCACCTTGCAGATCAAGCTGCTCTTGGGTTTCCTGGTCTATTTCAGCAACCGAAACACCAAGGCGCACTTGGCTATCGCTAGATGATGAAGCGGGCGCCCCTTCGGCATCAGGCCAACTACCTAGCTCTACGGCTTCACTACGTTCTTCACCATCACGCATTAGCCGTAGATCCACTTCATCTCCCGGCGCCACCCGGCCAATCAGACGCGGTAGGCTGCTCGAGCGATCCACGGTTTCACCGTTAACTTCCAGGATGACATCACCAGCTTTAAGACCGCCTTTTGCTGCGGGGCCATCAGGATCCAAATCGGCGATCAACGCGCCTTCAGCCTCTTCCATGCCAAATGATTCAGCCAAATCACGCGACACCGGCTGAATCATGACTCCCAACCAGCCACGGTTAACGTGTCCATCTTCGCGAAGCTGATCGGCCACATCCAACGCAACGTTAATCGGGATGGCGAATGAAACTCCCATAAACCCACCGCTACGCGTAAAAATCTGCGAGTTAATACCGATGACCTCGCCATCGAGGTTAAACAATGGACCACCTGAATTACCCGGATTGATCGCCACATCGGTTTGGATGAACGGCACATAGGCATCGCGCGGGAGCGTTCTATTAATCGCGCTGACAATACCCGCCGTCACCGAATGATCAAAGCCAAATGGCGAGCCTATGGCGGCGACCCATTCACCTACACGAAGCTCATCCGAATCTCCCAGATTCAAGGTGGGTAGAGCATCCGCATCGACCTTAAGCAGTGCTACATCGGTTTGTGGGTCACTGCCGATTAGCTCAGCGGTTAACTCGCGCCGATCGTTCAAACGAACGAGAATTTCATCGGCGTCCTGCACCACGTGCGCGTTGGTCATCACGTAGCCATCTTCGCTAATAATGAAACCAGAGCCCAGTGATTGACGCTCTTCGCTGCGCCCCTGCCCCCCTCCTGGCGGCGCGGGGAAGCTATCGCCAAAGAAGTGACGAAAAATCTCCGGCATTTCCTGACCACCGAAGTTATCAAAGGAGGGCCCGCCGCGCTGCACCGTTCGGCTGGTAGAAATATTCACCACCCCGGGAGCGGCGTCCTCAACGAGGTCGGTAAAATCCGGCAGGTTTTGTGCTTGGGCGCTTTGCGCCACAAAGAGCAGCAATACAAAACACATCCACAACGCAGAGGGAAAGTTTAAGCGCTTCATGCAAGAGCTCCTACTGAAAACACCATCAAGCCAATCAATGCAGCTCACCGTGAGCCACCGATCAAGATGCATCAGCCAACCGCGGACGGAAGTGCTCCGCACGCCGACCTAACGCGTATTTAAGGCCTATCATGCCACTAATCAAGACGCTGAAGAAAAGACTCGGTGCAAGCCACATCTCATCGCTGAGCGTGCCAAATAACCCAGCGATAGCCAAGGCCATTAAGAGCGGCAATCCGTAGACCAGCCACGCTAAACGTGTCATGGAAGCCTTAAGCATCACCAACGTTACCTCGCTATTCAGTGCCAGCTCGTCATCATTGTCGCGCGGCAGCCGCGTATCTACCGACACCTGCCAGGCAGGTCGGCGTTCAAGCAGCCCTGCCCCACAGCCTTGACCTTTAGCACATTGCATGCAGCCAGGCGAGGCCGCGACTTCGACGATAACTCCATGCGCGTGGTAGCCCACGACTCGTCCTTGGCGCTTAATAAATGCTTCATTTGATGCTACCGACACAACATTGACTCCCACACTGCTTCTTAAGAGCGCTGATTAAGTGGTTAACAACCGTTGTATTGTTTACGACCATAAAAAATGGACGTTGAAATAGAGGGCACCTCTTTCCAACGTCCATTTGTATAATTGTCCTATCGCTAACTAGCCGGGCTGATCAGCGTTGCCCCAAAGGCTCTGTAGCACCGGATGAATGCATCAAAGGTGACCATTGATCGTTTTGGCCCCCTGCCGAACCTTGAGTCTGCTGCTCAAGATAAGACTGCAGCATGCGAAGTTGCTCAACATCGATATTAGTACCCTGCTGAGCCGATACGCTTTGCTGCTGACCTGAACCGGAGAAGCCGCCTTCACTAACGTTCATCAGGCCATTTCCCGATCCTTGCCCACTCATCCTAAAAGGGGTTTGCTCGAACATGGGCATTTCGCCCTGCTGAGTGCCTGCTGATTGGCTATTGGTAACAGACGGTGTGGACGCGAGGTTTACCGGCTGCACCTGATTAGATGTCGTCGATTCGGAGCTTGAAGCCACTCCACCCCCCTGCTGCGACTGTGACGTTCCACTGCTATTGCCGAAGAACTGCACGCCGGTGAGCACCATCAGCGATACCGCCGCTGCAACGCCTGCCCCGCGCACAAATGACACATTACCCGTACGGCTATGTGCAGTCGCATCGTCCAGCGCTGGAGCGGGCTCATCTTGCAAACGAGCCATGACACCAGCAGAGAGGTCAACGCTGACATCCACATCACGTTCACGACGCATCATGCTACGAGCCAAATGATAGCGTCGCCACGTTTCAGCGGCATCGTCATCGTTCGGTAGTGCCTTCAACACTCGGCGCAACTCTAGCTCATCACTTTCACTATCCATCAATATCGAAAGTGATTCCCGTGTGTTTTGACTCATACTTCACACCCTCACACTGTTGAGAAGAAGCGCTAATGGCCATCGTACGTATTGCGTCTACGCTGGCATTCACCGGCAACTTCACTATAGCTTCCCATTGGGAATGTAATGGCTTTGACGGTGATGCCACCAAACAGTTCACGGTCATCCGTAGTTTTTCGCCATCACGCTTTTAACGTACCCCCATTGACCATTAATCTTCTCGACTGTTCCGTGCCGTGGTCACTAAAGGTCGAATATGTTCGTCAACGGCTTCGCGCGCCCTGAAAATACGTGAACGCACCGTGCCCACGGGACACTGCATAACCTGCGCAATATCTTCGTATGCCAGCCCGTCCAACTCGCGCAGCGTAATTGCAGTGCGTAAATCATCCGGTAACTTTTCGATTGCCTCATACACAGCGGCCTCCAACTGATCCCGCGCAATAGCGGCCTCAGGCGACTCGGAATCGGCCAAGCGACCGCTTTGATCGATAATTTCGGCATCGACAATATCCAGGTCGCTACCTGGCGGGCGACGCCCGCGCGACACAAGATGATTTTTTGCGGTATTGATCGCGATTCGATACATCCAGGTGTAAAAAGCACTTTCAGCGCGAAACTTTCCCAGTGCCCGATAGGCTTTTATGAAGGCCTCCTGAGCAACATCGTGGACCTCGGCGTGGTCATGCACGTAGCGCCCAATCAAGCCAATAATTTTGTGCTGATATTTTTTTACCAGCAGATCAAATGCGCGGGTGTCGCCTTTTTGAGCACGCTCAACGAGCTGTTGATCTGTTTCACGAGTGCTCATTCACGCGCCCCCTCTCACTCGGGCAGTGATCACCGAGCACTACTCTTCCTTTTAACCCGATACACTGGGCATTAACAGCAAGCAACATAGCGTTCCTTGGGCATTGGTTAATTATACGGATGACATAAAACGGTACTGTAACGTGATCGCCGATTATTGGCTAAGTGTTACGCGTTCTACACGGCGCATCAAGCGTTTACCCCCTTGCTCAAAACCCAGCGGCTGACTTCATTTATCATTGTTAAGTTCCACAACAATTGATTTTTACTGCGTCGACAAGCGATAGTAGGCGTCTTTAGTCGCCCATTACGCATGCACAGGTAGCACAATGTCAGATCAGCAGGTCAACAACCTTAACGTCCTTGCCCAGGACGTGCTCACTACCCCTGAAGCCCTTAAGCAAGATGTGCCGCTTACCGAAGCTGCCGAGCGCACCGTCATTGAGGGCCGCCACACCATTCAGCGTATCCTGGACGGTAGCGACCCACGCTTATTGATGGTGGTTGGCCCTTGCTCTATTCATGATGTCGACGCCGCCCTGGATTATGCCAGGCGTCTGCGCACCCTCGCCGACCAAGTCAGCGACAGCCTTTACATCGTGATGCGAGTGTATTTCGAAAAACCCCGCACTACGGTGGGCTGGAAAGGTCTCATTAACGATCCTCATCTTAACGACTCCTTTGAAATCGATGAAGGCCTGCATATCGCGCGCAAACTGTTGGTAGATCTTGCCGAGATCGGCTTGCCGCTGGCAACTGAGGCGCTCGACCCGATCTCGCCACAGTACCTGCAGGACTGCATTAGCTGGTCGGCGATTGGCGCCCGCACCACCGAGTCGCAGACCCACCGCGAGATGGCATCAGGCCTCTCTTCGCCTGTGGGCTTCAAAAACGGCACCGATGGCAGCCTGGATGTGGCCATCAATGCCTTACAGTCCGTTGCCCACCCGCACAATTTTCTGGGCATTAACCAGTCAGGCCAAGTTGCCATTATTCGTACCCGTGGCAACGGCTATGGACACGTCGTCCTACGCGGCGGCAACGGCAAACCCAACTATGATAGCGTCAGTGTCGCCTTGGCCGAACAGGAACTCAAAAAAGCCAGCCTTTCCGCCAACATTATGATCGATTGCTCTCACGCCAACTCGAACAAGGACCCTGCACTACAGCCATTGGTCCTCGAAAACGTGACCAACCAGATACTCGAAGGTAATACCTCCATTGTCGGTCTCATGGTGGAATCCAACATTGGCTGGGGCAATCAAAAAGTCCCTACCGATATTAACGAGCTTCAATACGGCGTTTCGATAACCGATGCCTGCATTGATTGGCCAACAACCGTTGAAACGTTTACCCGCATGAATGACAAGCTCGCGCCGGTGCTAAAAAAACGCCGCCGGTCGTAGCTTCCCCTATCGCCCACTGCGACCTGCGCAGTGGGCGAGCGTGAAGTCATAAGGCGATTTCTCGCCGGAAAGGTGGCAACGCATCCAGCAACGCCTGACCGTAGCGACGCGTGATAACGCGCTTATCCAATAGCGTAATAGTGCCTGTATCACTCTCCTTGCGGATCAGCCGACCACAGGCCTGCACCAGCTTGATTGATGCGTCTGGCACACTGATGCGCATAAATGGATTACCGCCCTGACTCTCAATCCACTCGGCGAGCGTTGCTCCCACCGGGTCATCCGGCACCGCAAACGGCAACCGGGTGATGACAACATGCGTAAGATAGTCCCCTGGCAAGTCGATGCCCTCGGCAAAACTCGCCAAGCCGAAAATAATACTGCCTTTACCGCTATCCACCGCCGCGCGATGGCGCTCGATCAACTCGCGCTTGGGCAAGGCGTCTTGGGCCAGTACGCGCTCCTTGACCGATTCGCTCAGCGCTTTCTCGACCCCGCGCAGCTGTGCACGCGATGAGAACAACACCAGCGCCGCCTCACGATCCGCCAGCTTTGTCACGAAATCGACGATGGCTTTTTCGTGGGCTTCTCGATCGCTTGGATCAGTCGCCTCCTTGGGCACGCTTAATACAGCGTTGGCGTAATCAAACGGACTGGGCAGCGCCTGATA harbors:
- a CDS encoding DegQ family serine endoprotease gives rise to the protein MKRLNFPSALWMCFVLLLFVAQSAQAQNLPDFTDLVEDAAPGVVNISTSRTVQRGGPSFDNFGGQEMPEIFRHFFGDSFPAPPGGGQGRSEERQSLGSGFIISEDGYVMTNAHVVQDADEILVRLNDRRELTAELIGSDPQTDVALLKVDADALPTLNLGDSDELRVGEWVAAIGSPFGFDHSVTAGIVSAINRTLPRDAYVPFIQTDVAINPGNSGGPLFNLDGEVIGINSQIFTRSGGFMGVSFAIPINVALDVADQLREDGHVNRGWLGVMIQPVSRDLAESFGMEEAEGALIADLDPDGPAAKGGLKAGDVILEVNGETVDRSSSLPRLIGRVAPGDEVDLRLMRDGEERSEAVELGSWPDAEGAPASSSSDSQVRLGVSVAEIDQETQEQLDLQGGVIVREVEPDSVAARAGLRAGDVLVSLDHRSLSSPEELRRIVEELPTDRAIPLRLYRDGRSLFVALRFE
- a CDS encoding 3-deoxy-7-phosphoheptulonate synthase, with the translated sequence MSDQQVNNLNVLAQDVLTTPEALKQDVPLTEAAERTVIEGRHTIQRILDGSDPRLLMVVGPCSIHDVDAALDYARRLRTLADQVSDSLYIVMRVYFEKPRTTVGWKGLINDPHLNDSFEIDEGLHIARKLLVDLAEIGLPLATEALDPISPQYLQDCISWSAIGARTTESQTHREMASGLSSPVGFKNGTDGSLDVAINALQSVAHPHNFLGINQSGQVAIIRTRGNGYGHVVLRGGNGKPNYDSVSVALAEQELKKASLSANIMIDCSHANSNKDPALQPLVLENVTNQILEGNTSIVGLMVESNIGWGNQKVPTDINELQYGVSITDACIDWPTTVETFTRMNDKLAPVLKKRRRS
- the rpoE gene encoding RNA polymerase sigma factor RpoE; this translates as MSTRETDQQLVERAQKGDTRAFDLLVKKYQHKIIGLIGRYVHDHAEVHDVAQEAFIKAYRALGKFRAESAFYTWMYRIAINTAKNHLVSRGRRPPGSDLDIVDAEIIDQSGRLADSESPEAAIARDQLEAAVYEAIEKLPDDLRTAITLRELDGLAYEDIAQVMQCPVGTVRSRIFRAREAVDEHIRPLVTTARNSRED
- a CDS encoding SoxR reducing system RseC family protein, encoding MSVASNEAFIKRQGRVVGYHAHGVIVEVAASPGCMQCAKGQGCGAGLLERRPAWQVSVDTRLPRDNDDELALNSEVTLVMLKASMTRLAWLVYGLPLLMALAIAGLFGTLSDEMWLAPSLFFSVLISGMIGLKYALGRRAEHFRPRLADAS
- a CDS encoding sigma-E factor negative regulatory protein, with the protein product MSQNTRESLSILMDSESDELELRRVLKALPNDDDAAETWRRYHLARSMMRRERDVDVSVDLSAGVMARLQDEPAPALDDATAHSRTGNVSFVRGAGVAAAVSLMVLTGVQFFGNSSGTSQSQQGGGVASSSESTTSNQVQPVNLASTPSVTNSQSAGTQQGEMPMFEQTPFRMSGQGSGNGLMNVSEGGFSGSGQQQSVSAQQGTNIDVEQLRMLQSYLEQQTQGSAGGQNDQWSPLMHSSGATEPLGQR